One Amaranthus tricolor cultivar Red isolate AtriRed21 chromosome 1, ASM2621246v1, whole genome shotgun sequence DNA window includes the following coding sequences:
- the LOC130822332 gene encoding probable methyltransferase PMT7 → MGISGFLADSKGSQILMVGLILMALSFYAGTLFSNNAPLLDVHSSNFSLGSSRFTNRVALTYRRTPILIPQPGLNVCPINMNEYIPCHDPSYVKDLLPTLDLSRKEELERHCPPIERRLFCLVPPPKDYKIPIRWPISRDYVWRSNVNHTHLAEVKGGQNWVHEKDQLWWFPGGGTHFKHGASEYIERLGNMITNETGDLRNAGVFQVLDVGCGVASFGAFLLPLDIQTMSFAPKDGHENQIQFALERGIGAMIAAISTKQLPYPTSSFEMVHCSRCRVDWHENDGILLREVDRLLRPNGYFVYSAPPAYRKDKDFPAIWDKLVNLTKAMCWKLIAKKVQTAIWVKPGDQSCVQLNAEQNMIQLCDMIDSTKTPWNKPLKNCITVNDGFSNSNKLPPRPERLSAFSGALTRLGISQEQFTTDTLFWEHQVQQYWALMNVSKAKIRNVMDMNALFGGFATALNSYPVWVMNVVPSTMDDTLTAIYSRGLLGAFHDWCEPFSTYPRSYDLLHASYLFSHYKDRGNICQLEDILLETDRMLRPEGFIIIRDEEPILSRIKDLAPKFLWKVSSYQLENKQKQKETVLICWKMFWAII, encoded by the exons ATGGGAATTTCTGGGTTTCTTGCTGATTCAAAAGGGAGTCAAATTTTAATGGTGGGTTTGATTTTAATGGCTCTTTCCTTTTATGCTGGTACCCTTTTCAGTAACAATGCCCCTCTTTTGGATGTTCATTCTTCTAATTTTTCCCTTG GTTCCTCAAGGTTTACAAACAGAGTTGCTCTAACTTATCGAAGAACACCAATATTAATCCCTCAACCTGGATTGAATGTATGCCCAATCAACATGAATGAGTATATACCTTGTCACGATCCTTCATATGTGAAAGATTTGCTCCCAACTTTAGATCTTTCAAGAAAGGAAGAACTTGAGAGGCACTGCCCCCCGATTGAGAGGCGTTTATTCTGTTTGGTGCCACCTCCCAAGGATTATAAAATTCCTATAAGGTGGCCAATCAGCCGGGATTATGTTTGGAGGTCTAATGTGAACCACACCCACCTTGCAGAAGTGAAGGGAGGTCAAAATTGGGTTCATGAGAAGGACCAGTTGTGGTGGTTTCCTGGTGGTGGTACTCATTTTAAGCATGGAGCCTCTGAATACATTGAAAG GTTAGGGAATATGATCACTAATGAGACAGGTGATCTCCGTAATGCAGGGGTGTTTCAGGTTCTAGATGTTGGGTGTGGTGTTGCTAGCTTTGGAGCTTTTCTACTTCCGTTGGATATTCAAACAATGTCGTTTGCACCCAAAGATGGGCATGAAAATCAGATACAATTTGCTTTAGAACGAGGCATTGGTGCAATGATTGCTGCTATATCCACCAAACAGCTTCCTTATCCCACAAGTTCATTTGAAATGGTGCATTGTTCAAGATGTCGTGTTGATTGGCATGAAAATG ATGGCATTTTGCTGAGAGAAGTGGATCGCCTTTTAAGACCGAATGGGTACTTCGTATACTCTGCCCCACCTGCATATAGAAAGGATAAAGATTTTCCTGCGATATGGGATAAGTTGGTGAATCTAACAAAAGCTATGTGCTGGAAACTTATAGCCAAAAAGGTTCAAACAGCAATCTGGGTTAAACCGGGAGATCAATCATGTGTTCAGCTGAATGCGGAGCAAAACATGATACAATTATGTGACATGATCGATTCCACAAAGACACCATGGAATAAACCGTTGAAAAATTGCATAACCGTAAATGACGGATTTTCGAATTCTAATAAACTTCCTCCTCGACCAGAGCGTCTTTCAGCGTTTTCTGGGGCTCTGACCAGATTAG GTATTAGTCAAGAGCAATTTACGACAGACACGCTATTCTGGGAGCATCAAGTTCAGCAGTATTGGGCACTTATGAATGTTAGCAAAGCCAAAATTCGGAATGTTATGGACATGAATGCTTTGTTCGGTGGGTTTGCTACAGCATTGAATTCTTATCCTGTTTGGGTTATGAATGTGGTTCCTTCAACCATGGATGATACATTGACTGCTATATATAGCAGAGGTCTGCTTGGTGCTTTCCATGATTG GTGTGAGCCGTTTTCAACTTATCCTCGATCTTATGATCTCTTGCATGCGAGTTATCTTTTCTCTCATTACAAAGATCGCGGTAATATTTGTCAACTGGAGGATATCTTGCTGGAGACAGATCGTATGTTGAGACCTGAG GGATTTATAATTATTCGGGATGAAGAACCGATACTTTCCAGGATTAAGGATCTTGCGCCAAAATTCCTTTGGAAGGTCAGCTCATACCAGCTGGAAAACAAGCAAAAGCAGAAAGAAACTGTACTCATCTGTTGGAAAATGTTTTGGGCAATCATTTGA